A region from the Methylocella sp. genome encodes:
- a CDS encoding PfkB family carbohydrate kinase codes for MPADIERAADDLKSCRLILLQLEIPVETVYSAIEFGHRNGIKTLLNPAPAVGALDLEKIRHATFLAPNESELRTLSGQPVDSLAEVEAAARSLIAKGIGTVIVTLGARGALLVTETDVVPIASPGPVTPVDTTGAGDAFMGCFARYYVETGDLLGSLGKAVRYAADSITRRGAQKAYAFEDEFKNLGLNGLRGGRCGADGERQLS; via the coding sequence TTGCCGGCCGATATCGAGCGGGCCGCCGACGACCTCAAATCCTGCCGCCTGATCCTGCTGCAATTGGAGATTCCGGTTGAGACGGTCTATTCAGCCATTGAGTTCGGCCATCGCAACGGCATCAAGACCCTGCTCAATCCTGCGCCTGCGGTCGGCGCGCTCGATCTCGAGAAGATCAGGCATGCGACTTTTCTCGCGCCGAATGAGAGTGAACTCCGCACGCTCTCGGGCCAGCCCGTCGACAGCTTGGCCGAAGTCGAGGCCGCGGCTCGCAGCCTTATTGCGAAAGGGATCGGGACAGTGATCGTCACCCTCGGCGCACGCGGAGCCCTACTGGTTACGGAGACCGACGTTGTTCCCATCGCTTCGCCAGGCCCGGTTACGCCGGTCGACACGACGGGGGCCGGCGACGCCTTCATGGGCTGCTTCGCCCGCTATTACGTCGAAACCGGCGATCTCCTCGGCTCTCTCGGCAAAGCGGTTCGCTATGCGGCCGACTCAATCACCCGGCGAGGAGCGCAAAAGGCCTACGCGTTCGAAGATGAGTTCAAGAATCTGGGTCTAAACGGCCTGCGCGGTGGACGATGCGGCGCGGACGGCGAGAGGCAGTTGTCCTAG
- a CDS encoding PfkB family carbohydrate kinase codes for MAGRIAVIGSNMIDLVTYVARMPGKGETVEALSFEMGHGGKGANQAVAAAKLGGDVLMITKVGDDMFADDTIKNLESFGIGTRHVGKAPGRSSGVASIMVEPSGENSILIVKGAKCRPFAGRYRAGRRRPQILPPDPAAIGDSG; via the coding sequence ATGGCAGGGCGCATCGCCGTCATCGGCAGCAACATGATTGATCTCGTCACATATGTGGCGCGCATGCCGGGCAAAGGCGAGACCGTCGAAGCTCTGTCCTTTGAGATGGGCCACGGCGGCAAGGGGGCGAACCAAGCCGTTGCAGCAGCCAAGCTTGGCGGCGACGTCCTAATGATCACCAAGGTCGGCGACGACATGTTCGCCGATGATACGATCAAGAATCTCGAAAGCTTTGGAATCGGCACACGCCACGTCGGCAAAGCGCCGGGTCGGTCGAGCGGCGTTGCGTCCATTATGGTGGAGCCGTCGGGTGAGAATTCGATCCTCATTGTCAAGGGCGCAAAATGCCGACCTTTTGCCGGCCGATATCGAGCGGGCCGCCGACGACCTCAAATCCTGCCGCCTGATCCTGCTGCAATTGGAGATTCCGGTTGA
- a CDS encoding AraC family transcriptional regulator codes for MSDSQKLATRDDVPLSNADVEQQLSWTSGSALMKTQAADSRCQRDFQRNDLAIGILFQNPGSEVTWRLDGKPVLAKAWPSAIGSRDMVILPPGCEFQSRCQGSGQGLWLFIDPDSIIDDKRVKSFIKRATIDCSWTKDRLSWMLASEIRKECANGFPRGPMFLENAATIFITQLAYFLDNAAPRFEPTRALCDAKLRMVVEYIESNLYRNIPLSELAGLVELTPRYFCGAFKQALGRPPHQFQIEQRVERAKTLLRDPSLSLIDVALTVGFNSQSHLNDYFRRIVGITPAHYRAEAQQGKAHSP; via the coding sequence ATGAGCGATTCTCAAAAACTCGCGACGCGAGACGACGTCCCTTTAAGCAATGCCGACGTAGAGCAGCAGCTTTCTTGGACGAGCGGCTCGGCGCTGATGAAGACGCAGGCTGCGGACAGCCGCTGTCAACGCGACTTCCAACGCAACGACCTCGCGATAGGCATCCTCTTTCAGAATCCCGGCAGCGAAGTAACTTGGCGTCTCGACGGCAAGCCCGTGTTGGCTAAAGCATGGCCGTCGGCGATCGGATCGCGCGACATGGTTATTCTTCCGCCCGGTTGCGAATTTCAAAGCCGCTGCCAAGGAAGCGGACAAGGGCTATGGCTGTTCATCGACCCGGACTCGATCATCGACGATAAAAGAGTCAAATCCTTCATAAAACGAGCGACGATAGATTGCTCATGGACCAAAGACCGTTTGTCGTGGATGCTTGCGTCTGAAATCAGGAAGGAATGTGCGAATGGCTTCCCTCGCGGCCCGATGTTCCTTGAAAACGCAGCAACGATATTCATCACGCAATTGGCTTACTTCTTGGACAACGCCGCCCCGCGCTTCGAGCCGACGCGCGCTCTTTGCGACGCAAAGCTACGAATGGTTGTCGAATATATCGAGAGTAATCTCTATCGCAATATCCCGCTATCGGAGCTCGCGGGCCTCGTCGAACTCACTCCGCGATATTTTTGCGGAGCGTTTAAGCAGGCCTTGGGAAGGCCGCCGCATCAATTTCAGATCGAACAGCGCGTCGAGCGAGCGAAGACGCTATTGCGCGATCCCTCATTGTCCCTGATAGATGTTGCGCTCACAGTGGGATTCAACAGCCAGAGCCATTTGAACGATTATTTTCGTCGCATCGTCGGCATAACTCCGGCTCACTATCGGGCTGAAGCGCAGCAGGGCAAAGCGCACTCGCCCTAA
- a CDS encoding carboxylesterase family protein, producing the protein MSKLSKLRSTARSRATRARPSTKGRVGVALGLIFGAGALAAPMQAYAAKPLIVTTQEGRVEGFLSNGVAEFLGIPYAAPPVGALRWKPPQAHASWTNILQTKAFGPTCAQITTLGVFAGPANNNEDCLYLNVFTPNVDPAAKESLPVILWIHGGGNVDGESNDYDASKLAAQGHTVVVTINYRLNLMGFLAHPALDAEGHNFGNYGILDQHRALKWVKQNIEQFGGDKNNITVGGQSAGAQDTGMAVISPLFSGMFQRAIYESSVPSAVPTLAAAEAKGVAFAVAAGCGSGADAATAKCLRSLSVQQIETLSGTQSANGPYITGPLQDGVIIPIQPSAAWESGQFNHMPMMNGRVQDEANFSLGITEFFKDPRVAFTDADFTTFVTTTYTGNAGPVNTPPAYPAGTVDKVLAHYPLNAYASAQLALDAVQTDPGACTTRHYSQIIAPQVPYYAYEFDERTAPYYFPKMPGFQALAYHTSDIQFLFTLWHGGPLGIQHELNKKQENLSDQLVAAWTNFAWTGNPNGQGDSPWPRYKSKPNKPVWFSENIPVSSTFTDVQFSANHKCDFWDKVLIYP; encoded by the coding sequence ATGTCCAAGCTTTCAAAGCTGCGGTCGACTGCGCGTTCGCGCGCAACAAGAGCGAGGCCATCGACCAAAGGCAGAGTCGGCGTTGCGCTGGGCCTGATTTTTGGAGCCGGCGCGCTGGCGGCGCCGATGCAAGCATACGCCGCAAAACCGCTCATAGTCACGACGCAGGAAGGGCGCGTCGAAGGATTCTTGAGCAATGGCGTCGCTGAGTTTCTCGGCATTCCATACGCCGCGCCGCCGGTCGGCGCGCTGCGCTGGAAGCCGCCGCAGGCGCATGCGTCCTGGACCAACATTTTGCAGACAAAGGCCTTTGGCCCAACCTGCGCCCAGATCACGACTCTCGGCGTCTTCGCTGGTCCGGCCAATAACAACGAAGATTGCCTTTATCTCAACGTCTTCACGCCGAACGTCGATCCTGCGGCGAAAGAAAGTCTGCCGGTCATTCTTTGGATTCACGGCGGCGGCAACGTCGACGGCGAGAGCAATGATTATGACGCGAGCAAGCTGGCCGCCCAAGGCCACACGGTCGTCGTCACCATCAACTACCGTCTCAATCTGATGGGCTTTTTAGCGCATCCGGCGTTGGACGCCGAAGGCCATAACTTCGGTAACTACGGCATCCTCGATCAGCATCGCGCGCTCAAATGGGTGAAGCAGAACATCGAGCAATTCGGCGGCGACAAGAACAATATCACTGTCGGCGGCCAATCCGCAGGCGCGCAGGACACCGGTATGGCGGTCATATCGCCGCTGTTCTCAGGCATGTTCCAACGCGCCATTTACGAAAGCAGCGTCCCGAGCGCGGTGCCGACATTGGCGGCCGCCGAGGCGAAGGGCGTTGCGTTCGCTGTGGCCGCAGGTTGCGGCTCCGGCGCGGACGCCGCCACCGCCAAATGTCTGCGCAGCCTGAGCGTTCAGCAGATCGAGACGCTATCGGGCACGCAGAGCGCAAATGGCCCATACATCACCGGCCCGCTTCAAGATGGCGTAATTATTCCAATACAGCCGAGCGCGGCCTGGGAGAGCGGCCAGTTTAATCATATGCCGATGATGAACGGGCGCGTGCAGGACGAAGCCAATTTCAGCCTTGGCATCACGGAATTCTTTAAAGACCCTCGCGTGGCGTTCACGGATGCCGATTTCACAACGTTCGTTACGACAACCTACACAGGCAATGCCGGACCCGTTAACACGCCGCCCGCTTACCCGGCGGGTACGGTCGACAAGGTTTTGGCGCACTATCCGCTCAATGCATATGCTTCAGCGCAACTCGCGTTGGATGCTGTTCAAACGGACCCGGGCGCCTGCACCACGCGGCACTACAGCCAAATTATAGCTCCCCAAGTGCCCTACTACGCCTATGAGTTCGACGAACGGACAGCGCCTTATTACTTCCCCAAAATGCCAGGGTTTCAGGCTTTGGCCTATCATACATCCGACATCCAGTTCCTCTTCACGCTCTGGCATGGCGGGCCTTTAGGAATACAGCACGAACTCAATAAGAAGCAGGAAAACCTGTCAGATCAGCTTGTGGCGGCCTGGACGAACTTCGCTTGGACGGGCAACCCGAATGGGCAGGGAGACAGCCCCTGGCCACGTTACAAGAGCAAGCCGAACAAGCCTGTCTGGTTCTCCGAAAACATTCCCGTCTCGTCGACCTTCACTGACGTGCAATTCTCCGCAAATCATAAATGCGATTTTTGGGATAAGGTCCTGATATATCCCTGA
- a CDS encoding transporter, whose translation MGIPLGAAYLPGLYFSDLAHYGSSPNKTITADIPSMTWSPGWQFLGASYQASIILEGIVLWVPPRTFKRDVFNPLLIPLSLSWNLGQGFFVSFSQGFYPPVATSTALTTPGVASGAAFEERVALSYLRDGWILSANSIFGITTPDAVGLKQPNYFNVDWTAAHAFGRWEIGFVGYGAWDVERTPANAVIGSGRTVAVGGMVGYDFGGPTLRVEATHAIVQGGDTNYGKDDTHVFARLTIPILSFAPPVEEQVVVTK comes from the coding sequence ATGGGAATTCCGCTAGGCGCGGCGTATCTGCCTGGGCTTTATTTTTCCGATCTTGCCCACTACGGCTCCAGCCCGAACAAGACAATCACGGCAGACATTCCCAGCATGACCTGGTCTCCCGGTTGGCAGTTTCTTGGCGCTTCCTATCAGGCATCGATCATCCTCGAAGGCATCGTGCTCTGGGTTCCGCCCCGGACGTTCAAGCGCGATGTCTTCAACCCCCTTTTGATCCCGCTGTCGCTGTCGTGGAATCTCGGACAGGGCTTTTTTGTATCGTTCAGCCAGGGATTTTATCCGCCAGTCGCGACCAGCACCGCCCTAACGACTCCGGGCGTTGCGAGCGGCGCGGCGTTCGAGGAGCGCGTGGCGCTCAGCTATCTTCGGGACGGCTGGATCCTTTCAGCGAATTCGATTTTCGGCATTACGACGCCTGACGCGGTGGGATTGAAACAGCCGAATTACTTCAACGTCGACTGGACCGCCGCGCACGCCTTTGGAAGATGGGAGATTGGTTTCGTCGGCTACGGGGCATGGGATGTCGAAAGGACCCCGGCGAACGCCGTTATAGGGTCGGGGCGCACGGTCGCCGTTGGCGGCATGGTCGGCTACGATTTCGGCGGCCCGACGCTCCGCGTTGAAGCCACACACGCCATCGTGCAGGGTGGCGATACGAATTACGGCAAAGACGATACCCACGTCTTTGCGCGGCTGACGATCCCGATTTTGAGTTTTGCGCCCCCTGTGGAGGAGCAAGTCGTCGTCACGAAATAG
- a CDS encoding LLM class flavin-dependent oxidoreductase produces MMIGLFLPTQTGGFSQSKLHRGIRWDFEYNKKLTLAAEAHGFDFVFGLQQWTPKGGFGGEMNYRENFLDPFISTVALGAVTTSIVTISTVHILYGNWHPLHLARFAATADHISGGRFGLNIVTGYDAREPLMFGMNRIDHDKRYEQADEFTSIMEDLWVGIDNLTYDGQFYQLDGAYVSPRPLFERPILVSASASPAGFAYAARHSDVVFTSSPAGAEFEKAIAALPAHVGQIHDAYAKTGRTGKAIIFPMIVCKPTRAEAYAYRDAIVEQADLASIAAYENRHSKGDAHGWPKHVAADRVLGGHIQIIGDPDDVAKAIGELRKAGLNGVQIGFYDYGPDLEFFAENVLPRLEKMGLRKPVK; encoded by the coding sequence ATGATGATTGGGCTTTTCTTGCCAACGCAGACGGGCGGATTCTCGCAATCAAAGCTGCATAGAGGGATCCGTTGGGATTTCGAATATAATAAGAAGCTCACGCTGGCTGCTGAGGCTCACGGATTCGATTTTGTGTTCGGCCTCCAGCAATGGACTCCGAAGGGAGGTTTTGGCGGCGAGATGAACTATAGGGAAAACTTCCTTGATCCGTTCATTTCGACGGTGGCCCTCGGTGCGGTCACTACATCCATCGTCACCATATCGACGGTTCACATCCTCTACGGCAATTGGCATCCACTGCATCTTGCGCGTTTCGCTGCGACGGCCGACCATATCTCAGGCGGCCGGTTCGGACTGAATATCGTCACGGGCTATGACGCTCGCGAACCGCTGATGTTTGGCATGAACCGGATCGATCATGACAAGCGGTACGAACAAGCCGATGAATTCACTTCCATCATGGAGGATCTGTGGGTCGGCATAGATAATCTGACCTATGACGGCCAGTTCTACCAGCTCGATGGAGCCTATGTTTCGCCGCGCCCGCTTTTCGAGCGCCCGATCCTCGTCTCCGCTAGCGCCTCGCCGGCAGGGTTCGCCTACGCAGCGCGACATTCGGACGTCGTGTTCACGTCCAGTCCCGCCGGCGCCGAATTCGAAAAGGCGATTGCCGCGCTGCCGGCGCATGTCGGACAAATCCACGACGCCTACGCGAAAACCGGACGGACGGGAAAAGCCATCATTTTCCCGATGATCGTTTGCAAGCCGACGCGCGCCGAGGCCTACGCCTATCGCGACGCGATCGTCGAGCAGGCGGATCTTGCGTCGATCGCGGCCTATGAGAATCGCCATTCCAAGGGCGATGCGCACGGCTGGCCGAAGCATGTGGCGGCGGACCGAGTGCTTGGCGGCCATATCCAGATCATCGGCGACCCTGACGATGTCGCGAAGGCGATCGGCGAGCTGCGCAAGGCCGGATTGAACGGCGTGCAGATCGGCTTCTACGACTACGGCCCCGACCTCGAGTTTTTCGCTGAGAACGTTCTTCCTCGCCTTGAAAAGATGGGCCTGCGAAAGCCTGTCAAATGA
- a CDS encoding 2Fe-2S iron-sulfur cluster-binding protein, which produces MSITAKLIVRRGESGEVSSVSRYEVPYAPGQSVLDGLRFVRAHLDPTLSVRHSCINANSCKECMIVIDGKVDYACTVRLEPRDMVLEPLPNKEHRRDLVTEIAPPDERLAHAIKRGEA; this is translated from the coding sequence ATGAGCATAACAGCAAAACTGATCGTCCGACGCGGCGAATCCGGCGAGGTTTCGTCCGTCAGCCGCTACGAAGTGCCCTATGCGCCGGGTCAGTCGGTGCTCGACGGGCTGCGCTTCGTGCGCGCGCACCTTGATCCGACGCTAAGCGTTCGACATTCCTGCATCAACGCGAATAGTTGCAAGGAATGCATGATCGTCATTGACGGAAAGGTTGACTATGCGTGCACGGTTCGTCTCGAGCCGCGCGATATGGTCCTTGAGCCGCTTCCCAACAAGGAACACCGGCGCGACCTCGTCACTGAGATTGCGCCGCCGGATGAGCGCCTAGCCCACGCCATCAAGCGCGGCGAGGCGTAA
- a CDS encoding FAD-binding protein, with protein sequence MIASQENVHLDTDVLVIGSGAAGMAASLSAAGKGVRVMLADRSLIGRSGATIMAQMTVAAALGEEAPDHWEHHLADTLTAGRGLCDADLAQLVCERGPAAIRQLDEWRVGWARGADGRMRQTQAPGHDRPRCVYVDFLSTGPAVAKTLRGRVLRQDQIIRVGDLCITDLIVSDGVASGAVGFSVADGRPVSVAAGAVVLATGGLTRLYRRNSASANMGGDGHALALRAGAELMDMEFVQFFPIGHLAPRLVGMDPIMWDPFRYKLGGRLLNAEMREFMNDYGNEETGRYVVTRDKATHAILKEVQAGRGSPAGGAYLSFQHIPEERLREAFGPVINRLAANGIDLAKMPVEVAPIAHYHMGGVRVDRMMETRAPNLFAAGELVAGANGANRLSGNAITEALVFGQQAGEAAASRAADPKARSGWQIVAAGEALDLVNAASADADINSAGSIADLQALMADFVGPFRTREGLDYALARLAALGAGVGSKPPGRPGPYNMARLDWFDLRSMLLVAETITRAALAREESRGAHQREDFPGMEKSWTLHQTAALAGEALVFGRAPVYGAPISEVA encoded by the coding sequence GTGATTGCGTCGCAGGAAAATGTGCATCTCGATACCGATGTGCTGGTCATCGGCTCTGGCGCCGCGGGCATGGCCGCCAGCCTGTCCGCCGCCGGCAAGGGCGTCCGAGTGATGCTTGCGGACCGCAGTCTGATCGGTCGCAGCGGCGCGACGATCATGGCGCAGATGACCGTGGCGGCGGCGCTTGGCGAAGAAGCGCCGGACCATTGGGAGCATCATCTTGCCGACACGTTGACCGCAGGCCGCGGCTTGTGCGACGCCGATTTGGCGCAACTGGTGTGCGAGCGGGGACCCGCCGCCATCCGTCAGCTTGATGAATGGCGCGTTGGCTGGGCGCGGGGGGCCGACGGCCGCATGCGGCAGACCCAGGCTCCCGGCCACGACCGGCCGCGCTGCGTCTACGTCGATTTCCTCTCGACGGGGCCCGCCGTAGCAAAAACCCTACGGGGCCGGGTGCTGAGGCAGGATCAAATCATCCGGGTGGGCGATCTCTGCATTACCGATTTGATTGTCAGCGACGGCGTCGCAAGCGGAGCGGTGGGTTTTTCGGTGGCTGATGGTCGGCCGGTCTCGGTCGCCGCCGGGGCTGTCGTTCTGGCTACCGGGGGATTAACGCGGCTTTACCGACGCAATAGCGCATCCGCCAATATGGGCGGAGACGGCCATGCCCTCGCGCTGCGCGCCGGCGCCGAGTTGATGGATATGGAGTTCGTGCAATTTTTTCCGATCGGCCATCTGGCGCCTCGCCTCGTCGGAATGGATCCGATCATGTGGGATCCGTTCCGCTATAAGCTTGGCGGACGATTGCTCAATGCCGAAATGCGCGAATTCATGAATGATTACGGCAATGAGGAAACCGGTCGTTATGTCGTTACCCGCGATAAGGCGACCCACGCCATTCTCAAGGAAGTGCAGGCGGGCCGTGGATCGCCTGCCGGCGGCGCTTATTTGAGCTTCCAGCACATTCCCGAGGAAAGGCTGCGCGAGGCTTTCGGTCCGGTGATCAACCGGCTGGCCGCAAACGGCATCGATCTCGCCAAGATGCCGGTCGAGGTGGCGCCTATCGCGCACTATCACATGGGTGGAGTGCGCGTCGATCGGATGATGGAGACGCGGGCGCCTAACCTCTTCGCCGCAGGCGAGTTGGTCGCGGGTGCGAACGGCGCCAATCGGCTGTCGGGCAACGCGATCACCGAGGCGCTTGTGTTCGGCCAGCAGGCCGGCGAGGCGGCCGCCAGCCGCGCCGCCGATCCAAAAGCGCGATCTGGCTGGCAAATAGTGGCTGCGGGCGAGGCGCTCGACCTCGTCAACGCGGCATCGGCCGATGCGGATATCAACTCGGCCGGCTCCATTGCCGATCTGCAAGCTCTGATGGCGGATTTCGTCGGGCCCTTTCGCACGCGCGAGGGACTGGATTACGCGCTCGCGAGGCTAGCTGCTCTAGGAGCTGGCGTCGGAAGCAAGCCGCCCGGCCGCCCCGGCCCGTACAACATGGCGCGCCTCGACTGGTTTGATCTGCGCTCCATGCTTCTCGTCGCCGAAACCATCACGCGCGCGGCGCTGGCCCGCGAAGAGAGCCGCGGCGCGCACCAACGGGAGGATTTTCCCGGCATGGAAAAGAGCTGGACCCTACACCAGACCGCCGCTCTTGCGGGGGAAGCGCTCGTTTTCGGCCGCGCGCCGGTCTATGGCGCGCCGATTTCTGAGGTCGCTTGA
- a CDS encoding winged helix DNA-binding protein, with translation MSADHDKALHDKLGQPIVSSAHLAAGGSPALSEFEFGLILAVHGFDRWIVGCMAASGIANLSKIEVLILHIVRHRDRPKRFADIALILDIEEAHVIAYALRKLEAAKLVSTKREGKEKLVVVTRQGIEVCARYAAVREQLLVKPLRSSGPSESVLSDLGEKLRALSGYYNQAARSAATV, from the coding sequence ATGTCCGCTGATCACGATAAAGCGCTGCATGACAAGCTGGGACAGCCGATAGTGTCGTCGGCGCATCTGGCGGCGGGAGGTTCGCCGGCCCTGTCAGAATTCGAGTTCGGACTCATTCTCGCGGTGCATGGATTCGATCGTTGGATCGTCGGCTGCATGGCTGCGTCCGGCATCGCCAATCTCTCGAAGATCGAAGTGTTGATCCTGCATATCGTTCGGCATCGCGATCGGCCGAAGCGATTTGCCGATATAGCGCTCATCCTGGATATCGAAGAGGCGCATGTCATCGCCTATGCCTTGCGCAAGCTTGAGGCTGCGAAGCTTGTAAGCACCAAGCGCGAGGGCAAGGAAAAGCTGGTCGTCGTGACGCGCCAGGGCATAGAGGTCTGCGCGCGCTACGCGGCCGTGCGTGAGCAGTTGCTGGTGAAGCCGCTGCGCTCATCTGGTCCATCGGAGAGCGTGCTGTCGGACCTGGGCGAGAAGCTTCGCGCCCTTTCCGGCTACTACAATCAAGCCGCTCGCTCGGCCGCGACCGTCTAA